TGTAAACTTCAGAACAGGTTCTTAACACCTAGATTTCCTCCCCTTTTGTCAGAGAGGAACCTGAAGTGACCGCAGGTGTCTATGTGCACTTTGCCCAATCAGATAAGACTTTGGCACTTTAGTTTCCTTTGAGGGATGGTCTACATGACACACAACAAAATGCTTTTCATGTATATCATAATGTTTTCCCCCATTTCCTGCATGAAGCAACAGGCAATTTTGTCTGATCTTCACTATGAGAACCAGGTTGGGCTGCTGAAGGAAACATTCATAAAATTTGGGGGGGCCCTCTAAGACTGGAGCCCCCTAGAGATTTTAACTCTCAAGATAATCCATATTGTGTCTTCATTCATCCATCTACCACAGTTGATGTGTTCCTAGAAAGTGGCTGCCTCCAGTTGTTTCTCACCCTGGTACCTCACTTGGGGGCATTGTTTGCCATGTAACCTCAAATCTCTTATGGGTCTAAGAAGAGGTGCTCCTTTGCAGAGTATTCAGTATTTTTCTTGTGAAGATGAGAGTGATCACTCAGAGCTCTTTACTTATCGGAAGAGAAACCACCCATTCCCATCTGTTTCTATATATTTCCCTTGTGAGACTATATGATTTTAACTTATTGATTCTACTGCTAGAGCCAGGTGGGTGTTTTCAAAGTTTTGGTGACCAATGCATCGAAACACATTGTCATACAGGGATCTCtgcatttggatttctttttctcctcttataAAAATTCCCTACATTGAATACCTGTGAATCACCCAAAAGATTTTCCCTGGCTTACCTTCTGTAGTATCGTTGCCCTTTTGGGGGCAGGATTGACACCTTACCTAAAATGGGATTGGATGGCAAGACTGATGTTGCCACATACATCTAGTGACTAGAAAtatgtttattactcacaggtacTTTCTAAGGAGAGTAGGGCAAGGATAAGCAGGTGGAGGTAACTTGTGCAAAGGACAATGGGTTGGCCCTTTAAGAGTGTGGGGTAGAGGCTGTAGGTTTTAAAGGTTTGACCCTGCTACCCACGGGCACAAAGAAAAGGGTTGTGTGAACTTTCCTAACTTGTTTACCATTGTGGACCAGGCAGCATGAGAAGGTACCTAAAGCTGATTGAGAGTCAAATACCAAAGATGAAGTCAGTGACTTTATTTATTCAAGTTCACTCCTGAGCTTTGTTGACCGAATAATGACACATCTCATTTAAATGAATTTGATTGGAACAGTAATTAAAAAGTCatgtgaaaaacacaatgaacatCACTAAGACGACAAAGACTCTAAAACTACATTTGAATCCTATCATTCCAAAGTGTTGGAGAAATCCAGGAAAGTGTGTCAGTGTGGTTCCAGaactctgttcaaatattttaataatgctactgtttattttaatttgttgtcTCATTTCTTGTGTTATTGGTGGCACCTTGCCAGCGTAGCCTGCCCACATGCAACAAGCAGCCCTTTTAGGGGAACAGAACTCTCCCTAATAATAATTAATCCAAACCTAATAGGTAGTCATCAGCTACCATGGCTGCCAGGGAATTGTCCTTCAGGGAAAACATCTAAAACATTAGCTGTCTGCTACaagtattttgagatttttggCCATTTCTAGATTGGCATTAATggtgtgtttgttgaatgacatcATGTGTGCCCAGGTCAGGACCAGTGACTCCCATGACAATGAGCACATGCATGCAAATGGTAGGAAAGCAGCACATTTGTGTTTGATGGGCTAGAAAGGTTTGGAAGGAGCATGAGCAAAATGATATATTGACACACAGGGTACACAGACTACAGGTGATGTTAGGATAAAGACCCAGGAGTGAGATATAAGAGAGGTGGCCAGTGTGCACTATTACAGTAAATCAAAGACCGTAGAGTGCCCATTCTGACGGGAATGTCTAGTATAGAAAGGCTCTACTTATAAGATGCCAGTAAGCCTGATGATCAGGACAAAGTAATGGGCCCTAAAGACTGGGGACTGAATCTAACTAATGACTCAAAGAGCAGGAAGACCTATTTAGAAGAACACAAGGTTTGTCCAAGTCAGCCATTAGGCCATCATATGAGGTGCTAGCCTGGGGTTGTAAGAGAGGTACAAGGTCCATCAAATACCTTTTTCAAGAGCCCAGCGTCTTGTATTTTGATAAATGAGTTGACATTATCAATAATTTCTACAGTGTCTTGGTGAGTCTTTCCATTTTGGTTTCAGGAGGTGATGTATGATAGCATGAGTAAGTTTTCTATATAAGTTTCTACCATGGTCTGAGCATAGCAAGATGCTATGCTCTTGCTATGAATCTTGCCTACAATGTCTATTTGCCATCAGATATAGGGACCCCTTCCTTGTCCTCAAAAATATGGTGTTTGATTATTTATGTTAGATCCAACGGACAAGGTTAATACCATCAGGTCTGAGGTGCTGGTATGTGTCTCAGAAATTTGGATCAATTCATCACCCTGAGCAATGACATGAGCCTGTGCAGATTGAAGTTTAATATGTGCAGAGTAAAGAGTGACCTGTTGGTAATTGTAAGGCAAGATATTCCCAGAGTACTTGATGTCATAGGGGCAACCTTGTGTAAGGAGTTGTTAGCGATGGGATGAGACAGCTAGATCATTGGCAATGGCCAAGGGATCTGTAAAAATGAGCACATGAGTTCAATTCTTGGCCAGGGGATTTTCTGTTGCTAGCATGACTGTCAGGAGTTTGACCAGTTGATCTGATGCCTGCATCCAATTTTTGATTAAAGATGGCCTGTTTGATCTGGAAAAGAACTCAGCATCTCTGCACTGGACTCCATCAGGTGTGGTGGCTGCACACTGTCTATAAAGTGTGTGAACACCCTGGTTACTCACGTGCTCCCAGGTGACTCCCCAAGTGGCCATTGTTTCTGAAAAGGAAGTGACCGCCTCCACATGGATTATATCAATCAGAGAAGAGGGGACACACTTCAAACTGTAAATAGGATATGCCAGAAACACCATTTTTGTCTCTAGCCTGTAAGTACCCATATCTTTTCATTGAAAAGGCCACTGATTAGCAAGCCTGAGGGGTCCTGCATTCATGACCCAAGGCAAAACAGGAAGCTGGCTGTGGAAGACCATCAGGTCAGGCTGTGAGGGCCTCCATTTACAAGACTGTCAGTTTCCAGCAGTGCTGTATTTAATTGTGTGCAGCACTAGATGAGAATAATTTCAGCAGAAGAATGTCTTGGGTAACTTATGTCCACCACAATGAAAGGTTTAGAGACTCTTGTGTGCATAATGGGAGGCTgctcaagcatttatggtaaagGCGTTTCTGAAGGGAGAGGCTAATGGTGTGACTGTTATGTCAAAAATTCTAGAAACATTTGTTCCCCAATTCAAAGTCAGTCAATTTCTAAGTGTTGTATGAATAAGTAAGCAAGCAGATATGATAAATATGGGATGTTGTGGTTGCTGTGGCTGACAGAATGGCCCATGACATGGGTTCTTCCAATGCTTCTGTCAACCTCTCAGTTCATACTCCACTGTTGTTGCCTCAGAGAAATTTTCCAGAGGGGGCATGTGTGGATTTCTAAAGATGTTTCCAAGGAAGCAGACACAAAGTAGTTTTGATTTGGGAAATGAAGAAGTGGAAATTGTCTATGCATAGCAATGAATAGAAATGGTGCTGATACAGATGAATGAGGTGTCCCCAGGCAGATCCTGCTTGGGATATATTTTTGATTTAGAACCATAGTATTTCTAAATATCTGTCCAGAGAACCTGATTTTAACTCAACGACAGACTACGGGAGCCCTTTCACTTCACTCCTAGTTATGAGTATGAGATGAGGGCAGGTGCAACCCTAGAGGGTGTTTTTTCAGTGAAGACAGGGTTGCAGGAAAGGCCTGTTGAGGACTGAGTCCTTCTTGCCCAGTCCTgcagtcttcctcagaaggatcCCACAGTGCTGTGAAAAAGAGTTGAGCacagaaaaaacaatcttaaagAGAGCTTAGGGGCCGGCcaagtggcgcagtggttaagtgcgcgcgctccgctttggcggcccggggctcacaggttcggatcctgggcatgcaccaacgcaccgcttgtcaaaccatgctgtggcggcatcccatataaagtagaggaagatgggcacggatgttagcccagggccagtctccctcagcaaaaagaggaggattggcagatgttagctcggggccgctcttcctcaccaaaaaaaaaaataaaaaaaaataaaagagagcttAGCATTTTTCTAGCATATGAAAGcaattatattattcattttcgaataattatatgtatataaagcacatatataaacatgtataaaatattttatgtgcacTCATGAGTTTTCTCAAATGTGTAGAGATATGGCCATTAAAAGACGAAAAGCAAACCATCACTCCAAAAGAACACTCCTGTGGTTCCCATTTGAACAAAACCCCTCTAATACataagttaaaacaaaacaaaacaaaaaaacatggaaaatattcaatttcctgtgctatttttttttaaataattttatttatttatttttcccccaaagccccagtagatagttgtatgtcatagttgcacatccttctagttgctgtatgtgggacacagcctcagcatggccagagaagcggtgcgtcggtgcacgcccaggatccgaacccgggctgccagcagtggagcgcacgcgcttaaccgctaagccacagggccggccctcctgtgCTATTTTAAACCTTGAAGCTGTTACTGCTGTTTCCCACTTTTCCAGAACATGTGCTGGAAGTCTAAGTGTATGGAAATAAAACCCGTGAACAGCTAAACGGGTGCTGCAGATTTGTGGACCTTTGACACGAGACTTCCAGCCACTCCTGTGATGAAAAGACATTGAAAAGTTCCCATTTGTCCTCATATACTCAATTGGGATATTactcaaaatgataccctctctcacCTCAAGTATTCCTTGGAAGATTGTCTCTAACACTCATAGCTCTTTTTGGTGTTTCCACTGGGAGATCACAGTGGAGTTGCATAGATATCACTCTACTCATAGAATACACTCAGGATGAGCTGGAACAGTGCAGAGGAATCCAACTGTTTCTCTAAATTGAAGGAACCCCATGGTTAATGGGGTATATGTTGCACACTCAGTCTGTACAGCAGCAACATGAAGATGTGAAAGactataacattttaaatatttaacggCAAATAAAAATCCTCTCAaatgacattaaaaacaaaaagacagcacaAATATCTGTGGTTTAAAGCAATAGAAAGTCTCAAGTCccagataacaatgataatgaCATCCTCACTTATTGAGTCTCCTATCCTCATAGAAAAGATATGTACACACCTTAGCCTCGCTATTAGCTCATATTGTTTGTTACTTTTCTTCAAAGCTTTTATTTCCATCTTATAAAATAAAGCTTTACTATTTGTTAATCATCTCTTTTCCCACAAACATATAAGCACCAGGACTGCAAGAACGTCTTTGTTTCATGCTGCTATATCCAAATCCTACTGTGCCTTATTTCTGCTAAATTGGGTACACTGCCTCTATAGTGCATGGCATGTGAAGGATGTCTCAGAGAGCATATTCTCAGACAAAGAAAGTCTTGATTGGTATAGTGGTCCTGTCTTCTCCCTTGCCAGGTTTGTATTATCTCATGATTTACCTAAACTCAAAGGCCTCAACTGAGCCATAcaggagatattaaaaatatcacaCAGTATAGTAAGAAGTGAATTTACATATTTTCACTGAAGTACTTCATGGTAAACAGTGTCTCATACACCATAGGAAATACATCAGCATTTTGATAATAAGTAGGAAAAGCAAAAGCTGTTCCAGATGACTGGGAGCTGCCTGCATTCCCAAGACTTAAGTCCCAAGACTGCCAAGCCAAGACTCATCCTGCTGAAGAGAAAGATGTCATACAGCTCCTTcatcaaaattacaaaattaCTAAGAAAAGCCTAAAAGTATTATATAATCATACCAACAAAAAtggtaaaagataaaattccaaaTCATAAAGATGACTAAGTTTCCCTTcttaaattaaaatgactgactgGAACTTCTTACAAATTAACTTGAGCTCCACTACAttgttcttggcttcttcaaaACACATGGGCCAAAATCTTGGAAGGAGTCCTTCTGAGCACCCTGTCACTGTTATACCTCACAGTCCTTTAGGGTCTGTGGTCAATCTTATTAGAATCCATTACACATCTCTCTTTGACTGCAGGTACAAACCTGCAGGTCATTGGCAAGAGGGCCCTGAAAAAACCATGTTTTTAAGTTTTGGgttaaaaatgaatgagaaattttatgacaaaaattgtaaatgtaaaagaataaaaaacacagtTTCCTGAGGAAAAAATACTTGAACTTGTAATGTACATGACAAAATTGATTCATGATGtataataattaaatgaagaaaattgcAATGTATCTCTGAAAAATccataattaaaatgaattttaatatattatctgaggaaattaaaacaaaaattatatttattagcaTATGATGGATTAGAACatgtgataaaatatatcaataaaacaAGCATTCATTTCACAAGGAAATGCAAGTAGTTTTAATGACATACAATCAAATAGTATTGAAAACATATTGAGGGAACATGTTCAGCTACAAGTAACAGGAAACACAGTCTTCCTGACATGAGAAAGGGGATTGttctcacatggaagaactgggTCAGAGCAGCCACTGCACAATGCAGCAGAGAAACAAACTCCCAGGTCCTTCTGTTTATGCCCCACTGCAGATGTCACGGTGAATGAAGAAAACATGCTCACCAGCACTATTAACAGTATAAGGTGTTCCCTATACACATTAGAACTTCTTATACAGCTATCACCGAGAGAAGAGGGGAATCAGAGAATACTCCCAACCACAAATGTCTGAATTAGTTTCCTGGTGGACAAAGAGGCCTCATAGAAAAATCTTAACTCTAATGTATCTTTGATGTGAAACTGGTGAAAACATCAGAGGAAAATATACCTgtaagaaaatggaaatcaaacAGTTGTTGGTGGTTTTCAAGATACTCTTGATTAGAAGGGCAAAGAATCCAGAAAATGGGCTGGAACATGGTGTGCTCATAGCAGCCAGGTAACTGGCTGTCTCCTTGTATGGTGGCTCCAAAATCTGACCAATGCCTTGTTTGCTTCTGCCTTCAAATGTCATGCAAGTGAGGCTATTGGTGAATTCCAACAGGGGACCATAAAAGGGATGGATTGTTGAAGATCACGTTCTTAATATTACCCTCACAGACATAACACAATATAGGGGTGATGTGTCTAGCTCTAGACTTTGTTGCCCTATCACAGGCTTCTACTTAATTAAAGTTTATTCACCAAATACCAGTCAGAAGGAAGGACAAAGAGCAAAGGCCCAAATATGAAAATAGGAATTCATGGCAAAGTATATTCTTTGATAAACTTGCAATATACAAATTCCAACTGTTTAATAGTATGGAAAAGAGAAAGTCTCCTATACCCACCAGCCCAAAAAAGGAGCTTTCTCTAAGAAAGGTACAATATATACAGTGGATAAGGCATATCCAGGAACTGCAATTAAGGCCAGTAAGAAAATCCCACCAAATACAAACGGTCATTTTTCAATGGCCCCTTCACACAGAacaattaaaacattatttaaaacattatgggccggccccgtggcttagcggttaagtgcgtgcgctctgctgctggcggcccgggttcggatcccgggcgcgcaccaacgcaccacttctccggccatgctgaggccacgccccacatacagcaactagaaggatgtgcagctatgacatacaactatctactggggctttggagggaaaaaaataaataaataaaaatctaaaaaaaaaaaaaaaaaattttttttttttttttaaaaattaaagagaaaatattaactgATTTAAGGAAAAAAGCACTACCTAATAATCTTATTTACTATTGATGAAGGATGACTTGCAGAATTTTCTCACCTGaatattcatttttgaaagtaATTAATAGGAATCCACAATCCAACGTTGCACTTTAAGAAAGTTTCTTGataaacacaatatatttaaaaattttataataactCTTTCATGTTGAACGTTTTCTACAGCattatacaaaatttaatttcCATAAAGCTTTCTCATATTACTtacatttatatttgcttttggtGGGAGTTTCACACAGAAGGATATGGGCCAATTGAAGTCTTTCTGATGCTGTTTATATTCAAGAGGTTTTTATCAAGTGAATCTTTTCATGTCTTCAGAAAGAACTGGGATGacaaaaggctttcccacattcttcatatttacatggtctttcctctagTGTGCATTCTCCCATatcctttaaaattttgatgaggaataaaggctttcccacttTCCTTGCATTCacagtttctctccagtgtgacttCATTCATATTTTTGAAGTGATCTGAAAGAAGTGAATGCTTTCTCACATTCCTTagattcatagggtttctcttagttatgaattctttcatgtagtcgaagagaactggaagaagcgaatgctttactgcattttttacattcatagggtttctctctgcCATGAGTTCTGCCATGTTTTTGAAGAAAACTGGGAAaagtgaaggctttcccacattccttacatttataaggtccATCTCCAATGTGAAAGATTATGTGTGATGGAAGGCTTGAGGGGTtcatgaaggctttcccacatttctaacattcatagggtttctctccagtatgaattctttcatgtactcAAAGATTATGGGAAGAAGTGAGTGCTTTACTGCATCTTTTACATTTATCATGTTTCTCTTtagtatgagttctttcatgtatttgaagaaaacttgaaaagtgaaggctttcccacattccttacattcaggaggtttctctccagtgtgatttctttcatgttttcatagagaactgaagaaatgaatgcttattgcattttttacattcatacaGTTTATCTCCAGTTTGAGTTCTTTCATTTATTCGGAGATAACTGGGAAAAGTGAAGGCTTTCCACACTCTTTACATTTACATGGCATCTCTCCATATTTTTGATAGTCACATGGTTTGTGTTCAGTGTGACATCCAACATGCCTATTAAGGGATGAATGATGCATGAAGGCTTTTCCACATGCACTGCATTCACATGGTTTAGCCCATGTAGTTTTTTTATTCAGATTCAGATTTGGAATAAGGCTGAAATTTTCTCCACATTGACTATCATCTTCACTTTCAGAGTCTCTCTACCATATGATTCTGTAACAAATGAGAAGCACattattaattctttctttcttagtgatTTTATACTTGTTATATTTATTATGATTTATAGGAAAAGTCTAGGTTTTTTTGCCTAGTCTGATTTCTTGGAAATTGATCCCTTGCTATTATCCAAACAGTGATATTCATAGATGGGGTTCATTAATACTACTTGCAAGTGAACTATTTTGCAATAAATGAACCTCTACATTACATTTCACAAGGCATGTTTGGAGAAATTTTCTAAGAATAGCTAACTTTGAAACGagggttatttgttttgtttccttctttttaaatttcataagaTATCAGGATTCTCATGTGACATGCTGCTTTCTATTTTGAGTGTGCCgcacctcagttttctcccctgGTTCCTGTATTGATCTTCAATATCATGATCTTCCCATGTTTTTCCTGAAGTGCAGAGCCAGAAAGTTAATTTCAAAGTATTAGAAGttatagaaaaatgtttatttatttatttatttttttatttttccccccaaagacacagtagatagttgtatgtcatagctgcacatccttctagttgctgtatgtgggacgcggcctcagcatggccggagaagcagtgtgtcggtgcacacctgggatccgaacccgggccgccagcagcagagcgcacgcacttaaccgctaagccacggggccggcccaatatttatttaatttttgtttatttttatttttttgtgaggaagatcagccctgagctaacatccatgccaatcttcctctttttgctgaggaagactagccctgagctaacatctgtgcccgtcttccttcactttatgtgggatgccgccagagcatggcctgacaagcagcgtgttggtgcgcgcccgggatctgaacccgggcctccagcagcggaacgcatgcacttaactgctgtgccacggggccagcccctatagaaaaatttttagattttaagtccatgatgggggccagccctgtggcttagcggtgaagtgcgtgcactccgctgctggtggcccgggttcggatcccgggtgcgcaccgacgcaccgcttctctggccgtgctgaggcggtgtcccacatacagcactagaaagacgtgcaactatgacttacagctatctactggggctttggggagaaaaagggaaaaaaatggaggaggattagcaatatatgttagctcagggctggtcttcctcagcaaaaagaggaggattggcatggatgttagctcagggctgatcttcctcacaaaaaaaaataaataaataaatccatgaTGAGCTATGACaatttctagttttttgtttgtttgtttgtttttaccaacctctccacTTTCCACATTCTATATCTTGGAACAATGTTAATGGACAACTAACACTTCTTCTCTGATTGACAGTGTGAAAGAATGTCCTCATTCTTACCTATTGAGGCCAGGTTCCTGAAAGTTTCCCACATCACATCTCCGTAGAGTTTCTTCTGTAAAGGATCCAGTAAAGCCCACTCCTCTGCAGTGAAGATCAGAGTCACATCCTCAATAGCCACTGAGTCCTAAAACATTACAAACGTATAGAATAGAATGCATAAGACTGACAGCAGTGGGGATCTATACTCCATTTGTAGGAAATTTACTTACATATGATTCTCTTATCTCTAAGCATTTATTCTATGCCATGATTGTCAAAAACTCAGTTTTTCTGTATATACTTCctcatcaaactaaaagctttaTGAACAGATGGAAATTATTTACACATTTTACTGTGATCATATTACATCATATTTCTCTCTAATGGCAGGGTACAGAGCATGTTGGGAAATGACAGAAATACtatacaaataaaacaaatattatcatttaaaactaatgatttattttgagaaaaattctTTTACCTTCTTTATTACTCACCAATTACAGCACTTCATGAGACAGGGGGTCAAATCTGCATGACGTttcaataaatgaaaacataataaaCTACTAGAAGCCTTCTTTTCTAGTCTCATCATCAAACAGAGAGTCCAGGAGGCCTGTAGAAATCAAACTTGTAACAAAGCCCAGCAGGAGACATTGTCTTAGAGTACTCTAGTTCATTACAGGTAATCAGATGCAGCTGGCTGAATGTAAATATTCTTGTGGAGAATCATTGCTTTTAACTTGTGTAATATTCATCGTAGACTCAGGtcttccattctctctctgtATGATTTGATGGGCTCAAATATTATTTGGAAGATAGTTCTCAGACAAAAAGAAGGCGGCATGACAACTTAGACCATAAAATCTCTATACTCAAGTGACTCAAGGCTACCTCCCACCAATTTATACAACACATACTGAGACAATAATGTGCCATAAGAACTCTTTCTGGTCAAATACTAACCGTGTGTCTGATACTTGTTGGGCTTGAGGGGCAGGCTAAAAACTACAGATTGCAAGGGAGTTCATTGAAGTCCAAAACGTTTTGATGGTAAATTTGCCCATGATTATAAAATTGTGAAGGACTTAACAGTGGTTTCCTCTAAAAGTACATAAAATCTCTATTCCCCAACTTCAAGAAGAAGTGTTTACTGACCAGCCACTCTAGATCAGGCATTGCCACCTTCTGATGCTGCAGTTACGGAAGTTAGAACTGTCATTCTTGACCTAAcaggaag
This region of Diceros bicornis minor isolate mBicDic1 unplaced genomic scaffold, mDicBic1.mat.cur scaffold_434_ctg1, whole genome shotgun sequence genomic DNA includes:
- the LOC131402981 gene encoding zinc finger protein 124-like, encoding MPDLEWLDSVAIEDVTLIFTAEEWALLDPLQKKLYGDVMWETFRNLASIGKTWEDHDIEDQYRNQGRKLRCGTLKIESSMSHENPDIL